One window from the genome of Archocentrus centrarchus isolate MPI-CPG fArcCen1 unplaced genomic scaffold, fArcCen1 scaffold_41_ctg1, whole genome shotgun sequence encodes:
- the LOC115777017 gene encoding high mobility group protein B2-like — MMRKDINKPKGKTSAYAFFVQTCREEHRKKNPEQSVNFAEFSKKCSERWKALSPSDKKCFEDMAKADKVRYNREMKDYIPPKGFGKRGRKRKDPNAPKRPPSAFFVFCSEYRPSVKQQYPGLSIGDCAKKLGEMWSKLSQSEKQPYEEKAQKLREKYDRDMVAYRGGGTYARNPSSSAQGGEEEEEDEGEDEEEEEDDDE; from the exons ATGATGCGCAAAGATATCAACAAGCCGAAGGGGAAGACGTCGGCGTACGCCTTCTTCGTCCAGACGTGTCGAGAGGAGCACCGCAAGAAGAACCCCGAGCAGTCGGTCAACTTCGCAGAGTTCTCCAAGAAGTGCTCCGAGAGGTGGAAG GCTCTGTCTCCCAGCGATAAGAAGTGCTTCGAGGACATGGCCAAGGCCGACAAGGTGCGCTACAACCGGGAGATGAAGGACTACATCCCCCCCAAAGGCTTCGGAAAGAGGGGCCGCAAGAGGAAAGACCCCAACGCCCCCAAAAGACCCCC gtCAGCGTTCTTCGTGTTCTGCAGTGAGTACCGTCccagtgtgaagcagcagtatCCTGGCCTCTCTATAGGAGACTGCGCCAAGAAGCTGGGAGAGATGTGGAGCAAGCTGTCCCAGTCTGAGAAGCAGCCCTACGAGGAGAAGGCCCAGAAGCTCCGGGAGAAATACGACCGG gaCATGGTGGCGTACCGCGGCGGCGGCACCTACGCCAGGAACCCCAGCTCTTCAGCTCAGGgcggagaggaggaggaggaggacgagggcgaggatgaagaggaggaggaggacgacgACgagtag